The Anoxybacillus flavithermus genome has a segment encoding these proteins:
- a CDS encoding superoxide dismutase codes for MAFELPQLPYAYDALEPHIDKETMNIHHTKHHNAYVTNLNAALEGHPELQSKTIEELMANLNEVPENIRTAVRNNGGGHANHSLFWTILSPNGGGEPTGELAEAINNTFGSFEKFKEEFSKAAATRFGSGWAWLVVHNGQLEVTSTPNQDTPLMEGKTPILGLDVWEHAYYLKYQNRRPDYISAFWNVVNWDEVAKRYAAAK; via the coding sequence ATGGCATTTGAATTACCACAATTGCCTTATGCTTACGATGCGTTGGAACCACATATTGATAAGGAAACGATGAACATTCATCACACGAAACATCATAACGCATATGTAACAAACTTAAACGCAGCGCTTGAAGGTCATCCAGAATTACAAAGCAAAACAATCGAAGAGCTAATGGCTAATTTAAACGAAGTACCAGAAAACATCCGTACAGCCGTTCGTAACAACGGAGGAGGACATGCAAACCATTCGCTCTTTTGGACAATTCTTTCACCAAATGGCGGCGGTGAGCCAACAGGTGAATTAGCTGAAGCAATTAACAATACATTCGGTAGCTTTGAAAAGTTTAAAGAAGAATTTTCAAAAGCAGCTGCAACACGTTTCGGCTCTGGTTGGGCATGGCTTGTTGTGCATAACGGTCAACTTGAAGTAACAAGTACACCAAACCAAGATACGCCATTAATGGAAGGTAAAACACCAATTTTAGGGTTAGATGTATGGGAGCATGCATACTACTTAAAATACCAAAACCGTCGTCCGGATTATATTTCAGCGTTTTGGAATGTTGTCAACTGGGACGAAGTTGCGAAACGTTACGCAGCAGCGAAATAA